In Hyphomicrobium denitrificans 1NES1, the genomic stretch CAAAATCGTAGACAAGCCAAAGTCCGCCGCGCGCGCCGGGATGGCGTTCGATCAGACGATTGCCGCGGGTCACGGCGCTCGTCTTGACGGCGATGCGGCGCGCCGCCGCCGTCTTGATGCTCTGCTCTATATCGACGCCATTCAGCCTGGCGAGGTCTGCAAGCTTCTCAGGAATACCGAGCAGTTCGTAATAGAGTGGCGCCTCCCCGGCAGCTGCCGCCAGCCAGTCGCCGTTGACGATCACAACTTTTGTCTTGGCAATTCTCAGAACATCGGCGGTCACATGGTGCACGAGTGTCGGCGGATAGGCGCGCTCGATCTGCGCCCATCGGCCGGCGTCCCAGCCGAAGTCCGCCATACGGAAAGAAAAAACCGTGCCCTCGGCGTTGAGCGGCGTCAGCTTTACGGGCTCAGCCGCTGAGGACAGCGAATTCATCAGCTTGTTCAGCGCCTCGGTGTAGGCCGACATTTCGGCCGGCGTCGCACAGGAGTTGTAGAGGTTTGCAAGTGAAATGAAGCGCACGTCTCCGCCCTGGTCGCGCTCCAGGCGCTGCGCGTCGCGCATCATCTTGTCCATGTCTTCGGGCCGGACCGGTTCCCGCGGGGAACATCTTTGCGCCGAGGACGGCAAATCCTTGATCCAGCCGCGAATGCTCTCGATATCCTCGGGCTGCGGCTCGGCGGTCACCGGACCGCCGGTAAAGACGTCGAGCGGAGCGTGCCGGGTTTCCAGCACATCATAAAGGCGTGATGCATCGGGCAGGCCGGGCTTCACCAGCACTGGATCGCGCGCGAGTTCATCGATTGCGAGAATGTTTGCCAACCCGCCGGAGGCCAGCGGCCGTTCGAGGCGTCCCGATTGATGGCAGCGGGCACAGTACGTTTCGAGCATATCATAGGCCTTGGCGGCGCGCGGCTCATCCGGACGCAGCGGTACGCCCGTGGCCTGCTTGCCGGTTGGCCGTTGACCGGCGACGCTCGGGTTGGGAGGAAGTGCGGGATCGGCGGCGAAAGCCGCGCCAGTACCAGCATACGCAAGCGCCGCCAGCCCGAGCGCCCCAATAAGCGCGTGCTTCAGAAATTTTACAATCGCGCGCTGCAATGTACCCCCAGACCCTCGTCTCCCATCCGCAGTCCCCGCCGTCCCTACGGCCATCGCGCGGCACCATAGTGGCGCGCCGCCCTTGCCGCCAATGACCCAAAATCGGGTGGATCAAATAGCCTTGGGATGCCTGGGAGGGGGATGCCTGGGAGGCGCCGCGACGAAACGCGTCGCATCCACACTTGAACCTAGGCTGGAACCAGAAGTTAGCCACCTAGGTTTGGGCTACGCGTGGATGGAAACGGCTGCATGGGTGACCTTTCGGAATTCGCAAATCACCCCTATCGCTTTATCCGCCGGATCGTCGGTCGCTATTTTGGGAGCCACGTCGCGATTGCGTTGGCCGTGATTGGCGCCGTGACGTGCTCGGTCTCGACCCAATATGGCATCAAACGGCTCGTCGACGCGTTGTCCGATCCCTCTCGGCATGCGGACGTATGGACGGCTTTCGCGCTCCTCATCGGCCTCCTGGCCGCAGATAACATGTTCTGGCGCCTCGCCGCCTGGTTATGCCATTCGACCTACGTCGGAGTCTCGGGCAGCGTGCGGCGCAAGCTATTTCGCCATCTGACCGGACATGCCCCGAGCTTCTTCAACAATCAGCCTCCCGGAGCCTTGACGAGCCGCATTTCAGCGACGGCAAATGCACTCTACACAACGGAGACCATGGTCACCTTCAATGCGATGCCACCGCTCATCGCGACCTTCGTAGCGATCGTTTATCTGGCGACGGTCAGCCTAACGATGGCGCTGAGTATTACCGCGGTCGTTGCGGTCGTCGTGCTCATTATCTTCTTTTGGGCCGCCGTCGGTACGCCGCTGCATCATGCCTATGCGCACGAGGCCGCCGGAGTCGACGGCGACATGATCGACGTCGTTTCCAATATTTCAGTCGTCAAAGCGTTCGGGCGGCTTCGAAGCGAGCATCGGCGTCTGGCAGCCGTCATCGGCCGTGAGATGCGCGCGCGGACGCGCAGCCTCTATTTCCTCGAGAAGCTGCGCATTTTCCATGCGGTGACGACCGCCATCCTGATGGGCGGTGTGCTCGCCTGGGCCATCTCGCTTTGGCAAGCGGGCCAAGCGACTGCCGGCGACGTGGTCCTTGTCTGCACGCTCGCTCTATCGATCCTCAGCGCAACACGCGACCTTGCCGTGGCGCTTGTCGACGTCACGCAACATCTCGCGCGTTTTTCCGAGGCGCTCAAAACGCTGCTTGTGCCACATGAACTCATCGCTCCCGCAGTCGCAACGGGTCCACACGCATCGCGTGGGGTCATCGAATTCCGCGACGTCAGCTTCGCCTATCCGGACGGCAGGCAGGTCTTCTCGTCTCTCAATTTCAGGATCGATGCCGGGCAGCGCGTCGGAATCGTCGGCCCGTCCGGAGCCGGCAAGACGACGATATTCGCCCTGTTGCAGCGGTTCTACGACAAGCAGTCCGGCGCCATTCTGATTGACGGGCAAGAGAGCGCTGCAATGACCGATGCCGTGCTCTGCAATGCGATCGCAGTCGTCCCGCAGGATGTCAGCCTGTTCCACCGCACGCTACGCGACAACATCCGTTACGGGCGACCCAGCGCCAGCGACGAGGAAGTCTTGGAAGCCGCCGAGATGGCGCGGTGCTTTTCCTTCATCAAGCAACTCCCCAGCGGTTTGGACACGGTTGTCGGTAACCGCGGCGCGAAGCTTTCCGGTGGGCAGAGACAGCGCATTGCCATCGCCCGCGCATTCCTGAAGGACGCGCCGATCCTCCTCCTCGACGAAGCGACATCGGCTCTCGACACGCAATCGGAGGAGCTGATCCGCGAAGCGCTGTCGACGTTGATGCGGGGCCGGACGGTGCTCGCGATTGCCCACCGCCTATCGACGCTTAGGAGTTTCGACCGCATCATGGTCGTACAGAACGGTGAAGTCGTCCAGGATGGGCGGCCGGATACGCTGCTTCAGAAGGGCGGCGCCTATAAATCGCTTGTCGACCTGGAATTCAGCAGATTGCACAGCATTGCAGCGTGAGCGCGTTCAGCGCACCGCATTAAGAGAAATGAAGATTCCGTTAAATTTACAATTCGTGCATTAGCGATAGAGAGACATCCCCTTCGACGGCGCTATAAAACTCGGTTACAAGAACCTTACTTGGTTAGAACTAAAACAGACTGATAATGGATCTCGAAGCCGCCCATGTCCGGAATTCGCGCGCCGACAAACTAGCGCGCCTGAGCATGGCGCTATGCTTCCTCATCTCGAGCGGGATTTTGCTCGGCACGCTTGCGCTGGCAACACCCGATCAGTCGCCCGCGCGCTTCGAGACTTCAGCATCCAGGTAGGTTTGTTCGCAGAATTTTCACGGCCCGATCCCCTCGACCGATCCAACTGGCCTTACGCTCGATCAGCGTAAGGCTTTTTTCTTTGGGGCGTCGGTGTCACAAGGCGCCCGATCCGGAACCCTTGACGAGCACGGCGTATCCGCCCGCTTTGAGACCCGAAACGACCTGCTCCAGGTGGGCCCTGTCGCGCGTCTCGATGACGAGATTGAGCTCGGTGCCCTTGGCAGGAACGTCGGTGAATATCCGCTGATGATAGACTTCGAGGATATTCGCGCCTGCGCCGCCGATGAGGCCCGACACGCGCGCGAGCTGGCCGGGCCTGTCCGGTAGATCGATTGAGAGTCGTGAAAGGCGCCCTTCGCGAGCCATCTCGCGGGTCAGAACGCTGGCAAGCAGGCGCGTATCAATGTTGCCACCGCAGAGCACCAGGCCGATCTTGCGATCCTTATAAAGCCGCTTGGCAGCGAGCAGCGCCGCAAGCCCGGCGGCGCCCGCACCTTCGACGACCGTTTTTTCGATATTGATGAGCAGCGCGACCGCGCGCTCGATGTCGGCTTCCGACACAAGCAAAATGTCGTCGACGAGCGCCTCGATGATGGATTTCGTCCGGTCGCCGGGCGTCGTCACCGCAATGCCTTCTGCGAGCGTGTCGCCGCCCACGGGCAGAGAAGACTTCTTCACGGCGTTGAGCATCGACGGATAGAGCTGCGCCTCGACGCCGATGACCTTGATCTTCGGATTGATCGCTTTTGCAGCAACCGCCATTCCCGAAATCAATCCGCCGCCGCCGATCGGAACGATCAAGGTATCGAGATCGGGCGTGGCGTTGAGCATCTCCAGTGCCACCGTGCCCTGCCCCGCGATGACGGCTGGATCATTGAAGGGATGCACGAAGGTCAATCCGTGCTCGGCCCCGTAGCGGACGGCAAAATGGGAGGCATCTTCGAGAGTATGGCCTTCGAGAAGGACTGCAGCACCGTGGCTGCGCGTATTCTCGACTTTGATCGTCGGCGTCCAGGCGGGCATGACGATGGTCGCCGGAATGCCGAGACGGTGCGCGTGGTAGGCGACGCCCTGAGCGTGGTTCCCCGCCGACATGGCGATGACACCCGAGGCACGCTCCGCGTCCGTAAGGGAGAGAAGCTTGTTGAGCGCGCCGCGCTCCTTATAGGACGCGGTGAACTGCAAGTTCTCGAACTTCAGCCAGATTTCGGCATCGAGGAGCTTGCTGAGCGTCCGACTCTGCTCGAACCGCGTTTCGATGACGGCGCCCCTGATGGCGGCGGCAGCACGGACGACGTCGCCATAGGTGACGGACAAGAGCTTGGACATAAGAGTGTCTTTAATTTCGCCGCTTTTGCGGGCGCTTGTGATTGGGATCGATCAGCCTCATAGCATAGCCCGGTTCCGATTCTCCGCGGCATCTATGCTGCGCCAGCGCTAATCTAAACGTTCCCTAACGATGCCATTCAGACTTAACTCAGGTGCGTTATGCAGATCGTGCCAGCCGGTTCATCTCGCACCGCGTCCGCTATCGGTGGAGCTTTCCGAATGTATCGCCTGCCATTGATACCTGCACTCGCGGTGGTGCTTCTGATGGGCATTGCACCGGCGGCTGCGACGGCAGCCGATAGTTCCGCCGACAGCAAGTATACCTACAAGCCGTATGGTCAGCAGAACCCCGCCGGCAGCGACGCCGCGAACTCCCCCGCCAACAATCCGGGATCGGCCGCCGCCGGGCCGGGTGATACACGCCCTGGCGATGCCGACGGACGCGAACCCGATCGCACCTATCGCGATGATGCGCGGCGGGCTCCCGGACCTAATCAAGCCTCCGAGCCCGATGAAGGTAATGTCAATGAGCGAGCCGACCGGCCGGCGCCTCCGCCCGCAGCCGAACAAGCTCCGCCAAGCGGGTTCGCCGAAGGACGCCGGATCAAGGCGACCGCAAGCGCTCCCGACCGGAGTGTTCCCTACAGCGTGCGCGAGCAGGATGCGCGCCGCGCTGCCATCGAAGCCTGGCGCAGTAAGGCCGCGGAGCGTTTCGGACCGGAGTTCTCACGTTGGCGCACGGCCGAGCGCAAGCAAATCGATTGCGTGCGGGATCGCGGCGACGATGCCGTCTGCACCGTCAGCGGCGTGCCGGCCCGCGGCGAGGCGCGTTTCGACCGCCCCTATAGCGACGATCGATATTAGTGATGTCGCCTCCGGCCCTCGCACGCCCCTGCTTGAAGCACGTCGTTTCGCCGCTGCCCTCCTAACCTACGAACCGCTGTATAAGCCGATTTCACACAGGCCCGGATTGATGGCGCAGGGGAAGCAGCAACATGGCGAAGGTGGCGTGGCTCGGATTAGGCGTCATGGGTTATCCGATGGCGGGCCATCTGAAGACCCGCGGCGGCCACGATGTCGTGGTCTATAATCGCTCGCCTGAGAAGGCCGAGAGATGGCGTCGGCAGTTCGGCGGTGAAACGGCATCAACGCCCGCCGAGGCCGCGCGTGACTGCGATGTCGTTTTCGCCTGCGTCGGCAACGACGACGACGTACGCGGCGTCACGACAGGACCCGACGGCGCGTTCCAATCCATGCAGCAGGGCGCAATCTTCGTCGACCACACGACGGCATCGGCGCACCTCGCGCGCGAGCTTGCGGAGGCGGCGCAAGCGCGTGGACTGTATTTTCTCGATTGCCCCGTTTCCGGCGGTCAGTCCGGCGCGGAGGCTGGCGCTCTGACTGTCATGGCCGGCGGCGACGAAGCCGCTTATGCCCGCGCCGAACCTTTAATCGCAGCGTTCGCGCGCAGTGTCCGGCGCATGGGACCCTCGGGCTCTGGTCAGCTCGCGAAGATGGCGAACCAGATCGCCGCCGCGGGCGTCGTCCAGGGACTGGCCGAGGCGATCCATTTCGCCGAATGCGCGGGTCTCGATATCGAAGCGCTGATCGCAACGATCTCCAAAGGAGCTGCCCAGTCGTGGCAAATGGAAAATCGCTGGAAAACGATGCATGCGCGGGAATTCGACTTTGGGTTCGCGGTCGACTGGATGCGCAAGGATCTCGGAATTTGTCTTGATGAAGCCGTGTCCAACGGTGCCGAGCTACCGGCGACACGCCTCATCGATGGCTTTTATGGCGACGTTCAAGCCCTCGGCGGCGGCCGCTGGGACACGTCGAGCCTCATCGCTCGTCTTGGGCTTAAGCCCAAGACTTAGTCGGACCGCGGCTTAAGCTTCAACCCGCTCCTGCTTTTCGGCGCCCTCGGGAAGTACGAACTGTAACGGCAGGGCGGTTGTGTACTTGATCTGTTCCATGGCGAACGCCGACGAGACCTTCGCAATGTCGATGCGCGAAATCAGCTTCTTGTAGAAGGCATCGTAAGCGGCGATGTCGGGAACGGCGACGCGCAGGAGATAGTCGATATCGCCCGACATGCGATAGAATTCCACGACCTCGGGAAATTCGGCGACGGCACTATGAAACTTCTCGAGCCATGACAGCGAGTGCTTGTCCGTCTTGATGGAGACAAAGACGGTCACGCCCGCGTTGACCTGCTGGGCGTCGAGAATGGCGACGCGCCGCTGGATGACGCCGGCCTCTTCGAGTTTCTGCACGCGACGCCAGCAGGGCGTAGTCGACAACCCGACCTCCTTGCCGATGTCGGCAACGGGGCGCGTGCAGTCCTGCTGCAAGATACGCA encodes the following:
- a CDS encoding threonine ammonia-lyase; amino-acid sequence: MSKLLSVTYGDVVRAAAAIRGAVIETRFEQSRTLSKLLDAEIWLKFENLQFTASYKERGALNKLLSLTDAERASGVIAMSAGNHAQGVAYHAHRLGIPATIVMPAWTPTIKVENTRSHGAAVLLEGHTLEDASHFAVRYGAEHGLTFVHPFNDPAVIAGQGTVALEMLNATPDLDTLIVPIGGGGLISGMAVAAKAINPKIKVIGVEAQLYPSMLNAVKKSSLPVGGDTLAEGIAVTTPGDRTKSIIEALVDDILLVSEADIERAVALLINIEKTVVEGAGAAGLAALLAAKRLYKDRKIGLVLCGGNIDTRLLASVLTREMAREGRLSRLSIDLPDRPGQLARVSGLIGGAGANILEVYHQRIFTDVPAKGTELNLVIETRDRAHLEQVVSGLKAGGYAVLVKGSGSGAL
- a CDS encoding Lrp/AsnC family transcriptional regulator translates to MDEMDVKILRILQQDCTRPVADIGKEVGLSTTPCWRRVQKLEEAGVIQRRVAILDAQQVNAGVTVFVSIKTDKHSLSWLEKFHSAVAEFPEVVEFYRMSGDIDYLLRVAVPDIAAYDAFYKKLISRIDIAKVSSAFAMEQIKYTTALPLQFVLPEGAEKQERVEA
- a CDS encoding NAD(P)-dependent oxidoreductase, producing the protein MAKVAWLGLGVMGYPMAGHLKTRGGHDVVVYNRSPEKAERWRRQFGGETASTPAEAARDCDVVFACVGNDDDVRGVTTGPDGAFQSMQQGAIFVDHTTASAHLARELAEAAQARGLYFLDCPVSGGQSGAEAGALTVMAGGDEAAYARAEPLIAAFARSVRRMGPSGSGQLAKMANQIAAAGVVQGLAEAIHFAECAGLDIEALIATISKGAAQSWQMENRWKTMHAREFDFGFAVDWMRKDLGICLDEAVSNGAELPATRLIDGFYGDVQALGGGRWDTSSLIARLGLKPKT
- a CDS encoding ABC transporter ATP-binding protein, yielding MGDLSEFANHPYRFIRRIVGRYFGSHVAIALAVIGAVTCSVSTQYGIKRLVDALSDPSRHADVWTAFALLIGLLAADNMFWRLAAWLCHSTYVGVSGSVRRKLFRHLTGHAPSFFNNQPPGALTSRISATANALYTTETMVTFNAMPPLIATFVAIVYLATVSLTMALSITAVVAVVVLIIFFWAAVGTPLHHAYAHEAAGVDGDMIDVVSNISVVKAFGRLRSEHRRLAAVIGREMRARTRSLYFLEKLRIFHAVTTAILMGGVLAWAISLWQAGQATAGDVVLVCTLALSILSATRDLAVALVDVTQHLARFSEALKTLLVPHELIAPAVATGPHASRGVIEFRDVSFAYPDGRQVFSSLNFRIDAGQRVGIVGPSGAGKTTIFALLQRFYDKQSGAILIDGQESAAMTDAVLCNAIAVVPQDVSLFHRTLRDNIRYGRPSASDEEVLEAAEMARCFSFIKQLPSGLDTVVGNRGAKLSGGQRQRIAIARAFLKDAPILLLDEATSALDTQSEELIREALSTLMRGRTVLAIAHRLSTLRSFDRIMVVQNGEVVQDGRPDTLLQKGGAYKSLVDLEFSRLHSIAA